In the genome of Cryptomeria japonica chromosome 8, Sugi_1.0, whole genome shotgun sequence, one region contains:
- the LOC131072435 gene encoding uncharacterized protein LOC131072435 isoform X3, translated as MEYEDKQKGILNNSTRENSDDFWLCAICHDRIMLEEIAQIKGCEHAYCLSCILRWASYKADCWCPQCKLPFSFLFVYKALDGSVHDYMSEESVCLLLRAAWFKPVPIEFKEVVEENDDWQYEDDIYDEHYYTSNLRLGNRRWGDNGYVRAGRKEARPVGVSQVHNYKDDTGSSSTRPKKGKEISKDATGRRAKRALKREAADKAAAARHQQHLHRLGRN; from the exons GAATATGAAGACAAACAGAAAGGAATCCTGAATAACAGTACGCGAGAAAATTCAGATGATTTTTGGCTTTGTGCAATTTGTCATGATAGAATCATGCTAGAGGAGATTGCTCAGATTAAAGGTTGTGAGCATGCGTACTG TCTAAGTTGTATCCTAAGATGGGCTTCTTATAAAGCGGACTGTTGGTGTCCTCAATGCAAGCTTCCCTTTTCCTTCCTCTTTGTCTATAAGGCATTGGATGGCAG TGTGCATGATTACATGTCTGAGGAGAGTGTGTGCTTGCTCTTGAGAGCTGCTTGGTTCAAGCCTGTTCCAATTGAATTTAAGGAGGTGGTTGAAGAGAATGATGATTGgcaatatgaagatgatatttatgATGAACACTATTATACATCGAATTTGCGGCTGGGTAATCGACGCTGGGGTGATAATGGCTATGTTCGGGCAGGTCGAAAAGAAGCCAGGCCTGTAGGAGTTTCCCAAGTTCATAATTATAAGGATGACACGGGTAGCTCATCTACAAGgccaaaaaaaggaaaagaaatttccAAAGATGCAACAGGTCGGCGAGCAAAGAGAGCACTAAAGCGGGAAGCTGCAGACAAGGCAGCTGCAGCACGACATCAGCAACACTTGCATAGGCTAGGGCGTAACTAA
- the LOC131072435 gene encoding uncharacterized protein LOC131072435 isoform X2 produces MPSISSEYEDKQKGILNNSTRENSDDFWLCAICHDRIMLEEIAQIKGCEHAYCLSCILRWASYKADCWCPQCKLPFSFLFVYKALDGSVHDYMSEESVCLLLRAAWFKPVPIEFKEVVEENDDWQYEDDIYDEHYYTSNLRLGNRRWGDNGYVRAGRKEARPVGVSQVHNYKDDTGSSSTRPKKGKEISKDATGRRAKRALKREAADKAAAARHQQHLHRLGRN; encoded by the exons GAATATGAAGACAAACAGAAAGGAATCCTGAATAACAGTACGCGAGAAAATTCAGATGATTTTTGGCTTTGTGCAATTTGTCATGATAGAATCATGCTAGAGGAGATTGCTCAGATTAAAGGTTGTGAGCATGCGTACTG TCTAAGTTGTATCCTAAGATGGGCTTCTTATAAAGCGGACTGTTGGTGTCCTCAATGCAAGCTTCCCTTTTCCTTCCTCTTTGTCTATAAGGCATTGGATGGCAG TGTGCATGATTACATGTCTGAGGAGAGTGTGTGCTTGCTCTTGAGAGCTGCTTGGTTCAAGCCTGTTCCAATTGAATTTAAGGAGGTGGTTGAAGAGAATGATGATTGgcaatatgaagatgatatttatgATGAACACTATTATACATCGAATTTGCGGCTGGGTAATCGACGCTGGGGTGATAATGGCTATGTTCGGGCAGGTCGAAAAGAAGCCAGGCCTGTAGGAGTTTCCCAAGTTCATAATTATAAGGATGACACGGGTAGCTCATCTACAAGgccaaaaaaaggaaaagaaatttccAAAGATGCAACAGGTCGGCGAGCAAAGAGAGCACTAAAGCGGGAAGCTGCAGACAAGGCAGCTGCAGCACGACATCAGCAACACTTGCATAGGCTAGGGCGTAACTAA